A window of the Gemmatirosa kalamazoonensis genome harbors these coding sequences:
- a CDS encoding FtsX-like permease family protein — protein MALGATTGGVMRLVLRQGGAQLALGGALGLALGVGLSQLLRGLMFGVKPGDPVVMLGVVAVLGGTGIAACLVPALRASRVDPIGALRAE, from the coding sequence ATGGCGCTCGGCGCGACCACGGGCGGCGTGATGCGCCTCGTGCTCCGCCAGGGCGGCGCGCAGCTGGCCCTCGGTGGCGCGCTCGGCCTCGCGCTCGGCGTGGGGCTGTCGCAGCTCCTGCGCGGGCTGATGTTCGGCGTGAAGCCCGGCGACCCGGTCGTGATGCTCGGCGTCGTCGCGGTGCTCGGCGGCACCGGCATCGCGGCGTGCCTCGTCCCCGCGCTGCGGGCCAGCCGCGTGGATCCGATCGGGGCGCTGCGCGCGGAGTGA